One region of Qingrenia yutianensis genomic DNA includes:
- a CDS encoding S-layer homology domain-containing protein, producing the protein MKKISAIILCICLLTSSMVAAVFAQDENIPNGAYLLQYLKIMNFADTENYWSENITRAEFSQAVYNIVKSADKAKSGNAYYTDIKENEPLFEAIGFLAETGILTVSDDRKFNPDSPVTYDEAVKMLVTLAGYAPYAMSKGAYPTGYIMTAQNLKITNGLTLGGNLDRAAAATLVYNTLSVKMYDVDFIKNGAVNYTFSDTETVLERYFDIYAVEGVVTKQNMTDISSENGDVPGVIAIDGYEYTDKTENQNLLGYEVKAYIQKNVTGRESVVFAEVSEQCRTLEIDADDLVDVSINKITYTDKNGNEKTAKLKNAAFVKNGTLLSSNISQKAFIEKGNLRLVSTDGSTYTTVIITEYTVICAGLIDAGAKRVYDKYDPSQYVELDREKYDKVSIILNGTEANFSSICEGDVLTVVCSEDKNNVACYISADKITGTLEAVSGDDTVYIDGTEYTLDKKLAKRFNLNLLDTAEFVFDKTGEIAEVKNAKNGKYKTGYVYEFNIDENKRKSPVLSIFTIDGKYEKLRCADKFSVNNGKKTNSSDDLLSVLCKADDKTVLKPQLIRYSVNKDGEITAVNTADFASSMSESQYIGKILDEGKYNFFSTLVYPKTPISTQTVYMKVPSDTLIEQGVTDSRYFQIIEKKTIKTTRAYVFEAYKLNNDSPYADVLIYKSGVGTELNSYDPYAMVRRVYKSVDGYGNETNVLEVFEKGKAVKYYTGDMCEWPAEDVLEGDVIRFAIDTDGSVNTIKVICRPSDKDYPLPPAMNTTAYAAAGRLTCHYAYDKWEGNEMDAGGLLSVMMLSDTFGGDTSFALAYSRLKNMMIYDSTQPKGKRVYLGSIDNVVTYKGSGGTGASYVIAHANVGSVENVFVINN; encoded by the coding sequence AAAATTTCAGCAATTATTTTGTGCATATGTCTTTTGACCTCCTCTATGGTGGCAGCGGTGTTTGCACAGGACGAAAATATCCCGAACGGTGCATATCTTTTGCAGTATCTTAAAATTATGAATTTCGCCGATACGGAAAATTATTGGTCGGAAAACATAACGCGCGCGGAGTTTTCGCAGGCGGTTTATAATATCGTAAAAAGCGCGGACAAAGCAAAGTCGGGCAATGCGTATTATACCGACATTAAAGAGAATGAACCGCTTTTTGAGGCGATCGGATTTCTTGCGGAAACGGGAATTTTGACGGTGAGCGATGACAGAAAATTCAATCCCGACAGCCCTGTGACATACGACGAGGCGGTAAAAATGCTTGTAACTCTTGCAGGCTACGCGCCGTATGCAATGTCAAAGGGCGCATACCCGACGGGATACATTATGACAGCGCAAAATCTTAAAATAACAAACGGTTTGACGCTCGGCGGAAATTTGGACAGAGCCGCCGCGGCAACGCTTGTTTACAACACGCTTTCGGTAAAAATGTATGACGTGGATTTTATAAAAAACGGCGCGGTGAATTATACTTTTTCCGATACCGAAACGGTTTTGGAAAGATATTTTGACATCTATGCCGTTGAGGGCGTTGTAACAAAGCAGAATATGACGGATATTTCGTCGGAAAACGGTGATGTGCCGGGAGTTATTGCGATAGACGGTTATGAGTATACCGACAAAACAGAAAATCAAAATCTTCTCGGATATGAGGTTAAAGCATATATACAAAAGAACGTCACGGGCAGAGAAAGCGTTGTTTTTGCCGAGGTTTCGGAGCAGTGCAGAACGCTTGAAATTGACGCGGACGATTTGGTTGATGTAAGCATAAACAAAATTACATATACCGACAAAAACGGAAACGAAAAAACCGCAAAGCTTAAAAATGCGGCGTTTGTGAAAAACGGCACGCTTTTGTCAAGCAACATTTCGCAGAAAGCGTTTATAGAAAAGGGAAATTTAAGACTTGTTTCAACCGACGGAAGCACGTATACAACGGTTATCATAACCGAATACACCGTTATCTGCGCAGGTCTTATCGACGCGGGCGCGAAAAGGGTTTACGACAAATACGACCCGTCGCAGTACGTTGAGCTTGACCGTGAAAAATACGACAAGGTTTCAATAATTTTAAACGGTACCGAGGCGAATTTTTCAAGCATATGCGAGGGCGACGTTTTGACCGTTGTGTGCTCCGAGGATAAAAACAATGTTGCGTGCTACATTTCGGCAGACAAAATCACCGGAACTTTAGAGGCGGTGAGCGGTGACGATACCGTGTATATCGACGGCACGGAATACACTCTCGACAAAAAGCTTGCAAAAAGGTTTAACTTAAATCTTTTGGACACCGCGGAGTTTGTTTTTGACAAAACCGGCGAAATCGCCGAGGTGAAAAACGCGAAAAACGGCAAATATAAAACAGGTTACGTTTATGAATTCAACATTGACGAAAATAAGAGAAAAAGCCCTGTTTTAAGCATATTTACCATAGACGGAAAGTATGAAAAATTAAGATGCGCCGACAAATTTTCGGTTAACAACGGCAAAAAAACAAACAGTTCGGACGACCTTTTGAGCGTTTTGTGCAAAGCGGACGACAAAACGGTGTTAAAACCCCAGCTTATAAGATATTCGGTAAACAAGGACGGCGAAATCACAGCGGTAAATACCGCGGATTTTGCAAGCAGTATGAGCGAGTCACAGTATATCGGCAAAATTCTCGACGAGGGAAAATATAATTTTTTCTCGACGCTCGTATATCCGAAAACGCCCATTTCAACGCAAACGGTATATATGAAAGTCCCGAGCGATACGCTTATAGAACAAGGCGTTACCGATTCGAGATATTTTCAGATTATAGAGAAGAAAACGATAAAAACCACCCGTGCGTATGTTTTTGAAGCATACAAGTTAAACAACGACAGCCCCTACGCCGATGTTTTGATTTACAAAAGCGGTGTCGGCACCGAGCTGAACTCATACGACCCGTATGCAATGGTAAGACGCGTTTACAAATCGGTTGACGGCTACGGCAATGAAACAAACGTTCTTGAGGTGTTTGAAAAGGGCAAAGCCGTAAAATATTACACGGGCGATATGTGCGAGTGGCCCGCGGAGGACGTTCTGGAGGGCGACGTTATACGTTTTGCAATCGACACAGACGGAAGTGTGAATACAATAAAAGTTATCTGCCGTCCGTCGGACAAAGACTATCCCCTTCCGCCTGCAATGAACACAACCGCGTACGCCGCGGCAGGCAGACTCACCTGTCATTATGCATATGACAAGTGGGAGGGAAACGAAATGGATGCGGGCGGACTTTTAAGCGTTATGATGCTTTCCGATACCTTCGGCGGCGACACAAGCTTTGCTCTGGCATACAGCCGTCTTAAAAATATGATGATTTATGACAGTACACAGCCCAAAGGAAAAAGAGTATATTTAGGCTCAATCGACAACGTTGTAACTTACAAAGGCTCGGGCGGAACGGGTGCGTCGTATGTAATAGCGCACGCAAACGTCGGCTCGGTTGAAAACGTGTTTGTTATAAACAATTAG
- a CDS encoding helix-turn-helix domain-containing protein: protein MRYFKADSNIKRQYFVTAAILLAVLIPVYIVSYNMTAENISAGIQGNIDVTMNMLDKETESLRKISMNIVETDEYTELNKNITIDSPVEYASVNKFAKKYNQTIDLSSIIEDCIIYFKRSDVIVSKKLTLCGEDFLSADDFIRFGNESFDDFVQKASEEGFSETWRYCPDTFYCGKKSDILAVCVAASRNLSSNADAVIVGLIDVDSLFSAMGMDNFKTYAEYKFTAYDGSTLMESASYGSMKTKHIISYDKTSAAVRLDLKIRPSYYNQRMKILFILFAVYSMIIASVGVLIVFFLAKMQNSKMHRLALAVEEFTGIANVKNDYDYISEVLKGINRKNLYLDSVVAKNVIYKLFTMTLTDDEYDIIRSKYPELFGESIIMIIKSENMMPEIIELGAKQYGLEITAMLKNYNGNIVVIIKARSSSEYYAEAAEKISELVSRIKEKGIDIYASVSGICESIEEIPEKYKEAHNLLRHLEYQNLILADTDRAEKSLALTGMGDKLYELVMSGNEFEASRIVYEQWYDLSENFADNSLEQLFFDQRRALITAAENTGYNGEIVNYDSNKNIRETAFAVTECISKLCAHIRSLRSEKKKYDEIINYILNHYTEPFFGMTSVTTYFNVSDKTVSNVVKQKTGQSFLGYVENLRIDRAKTLLEDDTLKVADVANMCGYGTEGAFYKAFKKKVNVSPGVYRKSRTNRFILNDGEDGNEK from the coding sequence ATGAGATATTTTAAAGCGGACAGTAACATAAAAAGGCAGTATTTTGTGACGGCGGCAATACTTTTGGCAGTGCTGATACCCGTGTATATTGTTTCGTACAATATGACTGCCGAGAACATTTCGGCAGGAATACAGGGAAACATAGACGTTACTATGAATATGCTGGACAAGGAAACCGAAAGTCTGCGCAAAATAAGTATGAATATCGTGGAAACGGACGAATACACCGAGCTTAACAAAAATATCACAATAGACTCTCCCGTGGAATACGCATCGGTTAACAAGTTTGCGAAAAAATACAATCAAACCATAGATTTATCGAGCATTATTGAGGACTGCATAATATATTTCAAGCGCAGCGACGTTATCGTTTCAAAAAAACTCACGCTTTGCGGAGAAGATTTTTTGAGCGCCGACGATTTTATACGTTTCGGAAACGAAAGCTTTGACGATTTTGTGCAAAAGGCGTCGGAGGAGGGATTTTCCGAAACGTGGAGATACTGCCCTGATACGTTTTACTGCGGAAAAAAGAGCGATATACTGGCGGTGTGTGTTGCCGCAAGCAGAAATTTGAGCAGCAATGCCGACGCGGTTATAGTGGGGCTTATAGACGTTGACAGCCTGTTTTCGGCAATGGGAATGGACAATTTTAAAACGTATGCCGAGTATAAATTCACCGCGTATGACGGCAGTACGCTTATGGAAAGCGCTTCATACGGCAGTATGAAAACAAAGCACATTATTTCTTACGACAAAACAAGCGCCGCGGTAAGGCTGGATTTAAAGATAAGACCGTCGTACTATAACCAAAGAATGAAAATTTTGTTTATTCTTTTTGCAGTATACAGTATGATTATCGCCTCGGTGGGCGTGCTTATTGTGTTTTTCCTCGCAAAAATGCAAAATTCAAAAATGCACCGTCTTGCCCTTGCGGTTGAGGAATTCACCGGCATTGCAAATGTCAAAAACGATTACGATTATATCAGCGAGGTTTTAAAGGGCATAAACAGAAAAAATCTGTATCTTGACAGTGTTGTTGCGAAAAATGTTATATACAAGCTTTTCACAATGACGCTGACCGACGACGAGTATGACATCATAAGGTCGAAATATCCCGAGCTTTTCGGCGAAAGCATTATTATGATTATAAAAAGCGAAAATATGATGCCCGAAATCATTGAGCTGGGCGCAAAGCAGTACGGGCTTGAAATTACTGCAATGCTGAAAAACTACAACGGCAATATTGTGGTGATAATAAAGGCGCGCAGCAGCAGTGAATATTATGCCGAGGCGGCGGAGAAAATATCGGAGCTTGTGTCGAGAATTAAAGAAAAAGGCATTGACATATATGCTTCGGTGAGCGGAATATGCGAAAGCATTGAGGAAATTCCCGAAAAATACAAAGAGGCTCACAATCTTTTAAGGCATCTTGAATATCAAAATCTCATTCTTGCCGATACCGACAGAGCAGAAAAATCGCTTGCGCTCACGGGTATGGGCGATAAGCTCTACGAGCTTGTTATGTCGGGCAACGAGTTTGAGGCAAGCAGAATTGTTTACGAGCAGTGGTACGATTTGAGCGAAAATTTTGCGGACAACAGTCTGGAACAGCTTTTCTTCGACCAGCGCAGAGCGCTTATCACCGCCGCGGAAAACACAGGATATAACGGTGAAATCGTAAACTACGACAGCAACAAAAACATTCGCGAAACCGCCTTTGCGGTGACCGAATGTATATCGAAACTTTGCGCGCACATACGTTCGCTGCGCAGTGAAAAGAAAAAATACGACGAAATTATAAATTATATTCTTAATCATTACACCGAGCCGTTTTTCGGTATGACAAGCGTTACTACGTATTTTAACGTGTCGGATAAAACCGTGAGCAATGTTGTAAAGCAAAAAACGGGACAAAGCTTTTTGGGATATGTTGAAAATCTGCGTATCGACAGGGCAAAAACGCTTTTGGAAGACGACACGTTAAAGGTTGCGGATGTTGCGAATATGTGCGGTTACGGAACGGAGGGTGCGTTCTACAAGGCATTTAAAAAGAAAGTCAACGTATCGCCTGGTGTTTACAGAAAAAGCAGAACAAACAGGTTTATTCTCAATGACGGGGAGGACGGCAATGAAAAATAA
- a CDS encoding alpha-galactosidase yields MQRIDNAYVSYGEYFLDYNTKTFELKIGFGKTCITAHIKSGIFENYKKSDIKYKLKNTKNIKTVVYKNGETSLTLIFEASARGIGIKKKGDAQIDGIFNFDSVSDVISVRMSKNSPVFRCSCGLGASNSDNALFDKNTDTAYVAEGCTLGFDKEKNVYTVKGGAELKFRVEKDVYANKYHIKYAKINKNNTFGKNLPVGFMTWYAVKFDASEKTVLENALFQKEHLKDFGANTVWVDWEWYHKGFDADSVRADGVDTFNPDKEKYPNGLKYVSDKIREMGFIPSLWIGPTNETFETDYLKANPDVLLAKEQCWVGTYFYDITHPKFLNDFLPKALSMVDKWGYDAVKFDTLPICAERCEEYHERLYNSEITTYGAYRNMIAKTREILGKDRYILSCSGDKRSDVLWAADMFDAARIGLDIFKWEEFLQNCVYRTMEFYPLHNVVLYNDPDNVVVRSEFNTLNQAISRATFVSMLGMPVTFGDAFRDLDEKRVDILKRVIPPLDISPKDISARVDKRDVCVTNLFVNKKFENYNVVSVFNTTDKKCEYTLDFENELELDGEKYHIYDFWNDKYLGTASGKISLSLNACETRLLSVRPKKDIPQIISTNRHITQGAQEIEDMRFEENTLFVRANLVKNDEYKIAVYVPDIYRVSDCGALKAENDKKYGNVKYFWFVPEKNGCYEFKIKFEVEL; encoded by the coding sequence ATGCAAAGAATTGACAACGCATATGTCAGCTATGGCGAGTATTTTTTGGACTACAACACAAAAACATTCGAGCTTAAAATCGGCTTCGGCAAAACGTGCATAACCGCGCACATTAAAAGCGGTATATTTGAAAATTACAAAAAAAGCGATATTAAATATAAGCTGAAAAACACAAAAAACATTAAAACGGTCGTTTATAAAAATGGCGAAACAAGCCTTACGCTCATATTTGAGGCGAGCGCGAGGGGAATAGGAATAAAGAAAAAAGGCGATGCACAGATAGACGGAATATTTAATTTTGACAGCGTTTCCGACGTTATTTCGGTCAGAATGTCGAAAAATTCGCCCGTTTTCAGATGTTCCTGCGGTTTGGGTGCGTCAAATTCGGACAACGCGCTTTTTGACAAAAACACCGACACCGCGTATGTTGCGGAGGGGTGTACCCTCGGTTTTGACAAAGAAAAAAACGTTTATACAGTAAAGGGCGGTGCGGAGCTTAAATTCAGGGTTGAAAAAGACGTTTACGCAAACAAGTATCACATAAAATATGCGAAAATAAACAAAAACAACACCTTCGGCAAAAATTTGCCCGTCGGCTTTATGACGTGGTACGCGGTGAAATTTGACGCAAGCGAAAAAACGGTTTTGGAAAATGCGCTTTTTCAGAAAGAGCATTTAAAAGACTTCGGCGCAAACACCGTCTGGGTGGACTGGGAATGGTATCACAAGGGCTTTGACGCGGACAGCGTGCGCGCCGACGGCGTGGACACCTTTAATCCCGATAAGGAAAAATATCCGAACGGTTTAAAATACGTTTCGGACAAAATAAGAGAAATGGGATTTATTCCGTCGCTCTGGATAGGACCGACCAACGAAACCTTTGAAACCGATTATTTAAAGGCAAATCCCGATGTTCTGCTTGCAAAAGAGCAGTGCTGGGTGGGCACGTATTTCTATGACATCACCCATCCGAAATTTTTAAACGATTTTCTTCCCAAGGCACTTTCTATGGTGGACAAATGGGGTTATGATGCGGTGAAGTTTGACACACTCCCGATTTGTGCGGAGCGGTGCGAGGAATATCACGAACGGCTTTATAACAGTGAAATCACAACATACGGAGCGTACCGCAATATGATTGCAAAAACGCGCGAAATTCTCGGCAAAGACAGATATATTCTGTCGTGTTCGGGCGACAAAAGGAGCGATGTTTTGTGGGCGGCGGATATGTTCGACGCGGCGCGCATAGGGCTTGACATTTTCAAGTGGGAGGAATTTTTGCAAAACTGCGTTTACCGCACAATGGAGTTTTATCCTCTGCACAACGTTGTGCTTTACAACGACCCCGACAATGTTGTTGTGAGGAGCGAGTTTAACACGTTAAATCAGGCAATTTCGCGCGCGACATTCGTTTCGATGCTCGGTATGCCCGTAACGTTCGGCGATGCGTTCCGCGATTTGGACGAAAAGCGCGTTGATATTTTAAAACGCGTAATTCCTCCGCTCGATATATCTCCGAAGGACATTTCGGCACGCGTTGACAAGCGCGATGTGTGCGTGACAAACCTTTTTGTGAACAAAAAATTTGAAAATTACAATGTTGTGAGCGTGTTTAACACAACGGACAAAAAGTGCGAATATACGCTCGATTTTGAAAATGAGCTTGAACTTGACGGTGAAAAATATCATATTTATGATTTTTGGAACGACAAATATCTTGGTACGGCGAGCGGAAAAATATCGCTTTCGCTTAATGCGTGCGAAACAAGGCTTTTATCGGTAAGACCGAAAAAAGACATTCCGCAGATTATCAGCACAAACCGTCACATCACGCAGGGTGCACAGGAAATCGAGGATATGCGCTTTGAAGAAAACACGCTTTTTGTAAGGGCAAACCTTGTTAAAAACGACGAATATAAAATTGCCGTGTATGTTCCTGATATTTACAGAGTGTCGGACTGCGGTGCACTTAAAGCCGAAAACGACAAAAAATACGGCAATGTTAAATATTTTTGGTTTGTTCCCGAGAAAAACGGCTGTTATGAATTTAAAATTAAATTTGAGGTGGAATTATGA
- a CDS encoding L-fucose/L-arabinose isomerase family protein — protein MKKTTFALYFGNRGFFPGELIASARDEMTKTLEKSGFGYIISDENSTRYGAVETLEEGEFYNNFLKKHEGEYDGIIICLPNFGDENGAYAALKDADVPILVQAYPDEVGKMDFAHRRDALCGKIAMCNVLRQAGIKYTLTSKTAVSPSDESFAEDLRQFGAVCRIVKNLKSFNIGAIGARTTAFKTVRFDEIAMQRKKVNVETIDLSYVFSMMNELKKEDLTEKISVLENTASFGNYPDVKKENLARLLIVLEKIKKQYNLQALAVRCWDELEKTYNIAPCAAMSVLNERHIPSACELDVNNAVMMYALDCASENPVMLLDVNNNYNGDMNKTVLFHCSAIPQSFFTEKGKISEHLMFKKSYGEGTGVGIVKGKIMPCEVTIGSFKTEDGHLCAFTTEGKLTNDKLDDEFFGCGTVFESAKNAELLEYMCKNGYRHHVAIAKGNWAKAVKEAMENYLEYDIDLI, from the coding sequence ATGAAAAAAACAACATTTGCACTTTATTTCGGAAACCGCGGATTTTTCCCCGGCGAGCTTATCGCGTCGGCGCGTGACGAAATGACGAAAACGCTCGAAAAATCAGGCTTCGGATACATAATATCCGACGAAAATTCCACGCGTTACGGCGCGGTGGAAACGCTTGAAGAGGGTGAGTTTTACAATAATTTTTTGAAAAAGCACGAGGGCGAATATGATGGAATTATCATTTGCCTTCCCAATTTCGGCGACGAAAACGGTGCATATGCCGCGCTGAAAGACGCTGACGTGCCGATTTTGGTTCAGGCTTATCCCGACGAGGTCGGAAAAATGGATTTTGCGCACCGCCGCGACGCGCTTTGCGGAAAAATCGCAATGTGCAATGTTTTAAGGCAGGCTGGCATAAAATACACGCTCACGTCCAAAACCGCCGTTTCACCGTCCGATGAAAGCTTCGCCGAGGATTTGAGGCAGTTCGGCGCAGTGTGCAGAATTGTCAAAAATTTAAAAAGCTTTAATATTGGTGCAATCGGCGCGCGCACAACCGCGTTTAAGACCGTGCGTTTCGACGAAATCGCTATGCAGAGAAAAAAGGTGAATGTCGAAACGATAGACTTATCTTATGTTTTTTCTATGATGAATGAGCTTAAAAAAGAGGATTTAACCGAAAAAATAAGCGTTTTGGAAAATACCGCGTCGTTCGGAAATTATCCCGATGTAAAAAAAGAAAATCTTGCGCGCCTTTTAATTGTTTTGGAAAAAATCAAAAAGCAGTATAATCTTCAGGCTCTTGCCGTAAGGTGCTGGGATGAGCTTGAAAAAACGTATAACATTGCTCCGTGTGCTGCAATGAGCGTACTTAACGAACGGCATATTCCGTCGGCGTGTGAGCTTGATGTAAACAACGCGGTTATGATGTACGCTCTCGACTGCGCGAGCGAAAACCCCGTTATGCTTCTCGACGTTAACAACAATTACAACGGCGATATGAATAAAACCGTGCTTTTTCACTGCTCGGCAATTCCGCAGTCGTTTTTTACGGAAAAAGGCAAAATTTCAGAGCATCTTATGTTTAAAAAATCGTACGGCGAGGGCACGGGAGTCGGCATTGTAAAGGGCAAAATTATGCCCTGCGAGGTTACAATCGGAAGCTTTAAAACCGAGGACGGACACCTTTGCGCATTCACAACCGAGGGAAAACTCACAAACGACAAGCTTGATGATGAATTTTTCGGTTGCGGTACGGTGTTTGAAAGTGCAAAAAACGCCGAACTTTTGGAATATATGTGCAAAAACGGCTACCGCCATCACGTTGCAATAGCAAAGGGAAACTGGGCGAAAGCGGTTAAAGAGGCTATGGAAAATTACCTTGAATATGATATTGATTTGATTTAG
- a CDS encoding D-psicose 3-epimerase: MNKLGIFMNFWEKNWDADHAKYIKKVKKLGFDILEFQAQPLLEMTDEKIRNLKKLADDEGIELTYSLGLDPNFDVSSLDESVRLGGVKYLQNIIRKMKIGGGTLLSGVSYAGWGTPNVIMDSKEAYLNQSVKSMREIVKVAEECGVTYCVEAVNRFETCLINTAKEAVDYCDMIDSPNIGVLLDTYHMNIEENNIGDAIRYVGKDRLKNFHTGENNRTAPGRGHIDWDEIFKALSDIGYEGRIVSEPFVMQGGEVGRDIHVFRDLVENPTEEKIDNEAKFLLDFERKMIEKYSKK; encoded by the coding sequence ATGAATAAACTTGGAATTTTTATGAATTTCTGGGAGAAAAACTGGGACGCGGACCACGCAAAATATATAAAAAAGGTGAAAAAACTCGGATTTGACATTTTGGAATTTCAGGCACAGCCGCTGCTTGAAATGACCGACGAAAAGATAAGAAATCTCAAAAAACTTGCTGATGATGAAGGAATTGAGCTTACATATTCGCTCGGACTCGACCCTAATTTTGACGTTTCGTCGCTTGACGAAAGCGTAAGGCTCGGCGGTGTGAAATATCTTCAGAACATCATACGCAAAATGAAAATCGGCGGGGGAACACTTTTGTCGGGCGTAAGCTATGCAGGCTGGGGCACGCCGAACGTGATTATGGACAGCAAAGAGGCGTATCTTAATCAGAGCGTAAAAAGTATGCGCGAGATTGTGAAAGTTGCCGAGGAATGCGGTGTTACGTACTGCGTTGAGGCGGTAAACAGGTTTGAAACCTGCCTTATCAACACGGCAAAAGAGGCGGTGGACTACTGTGATATGATTGACAGCCCGAATATCGGCGTTTTGCTTGATACATACCATATGAATATCGAGGAAAACAATATCGGCGACGCGATAAGATACGTCGGCAAAGACAGACTCAAAAACTTCCATACGGGCGAAAACAACCGCACCGCGCCGGGCAGAGGACACATCGATTGGGACGAAATTTTTAAGGCGCTTTCCGATATAGGCTATGAGGGCAGAATTGTGTCCGAGCCGTTTGTTATGCAGGGAGGCGAGGTTGGACGCGATATTCACGTTTTCCGCGATTTGGTGGAAAATCCGACCGAAGAAAAAATTGATAACGAAGCAAAATTTTTGCTTGATTTTGAAAGAAAAATGATAGAAAAATACAGTAAAAAATGA